The Microbacterium horticulturae genome has a window encoding:
- a CDS encoding AlkA N-terminal domain-containing protein: MSLTAMTFDERYRAIDARDTRFDGQFITAVRSTGIYCRPSCPARTPKPSNVTFYPTAAAAHEAGYRACKRCLPDAAPGSPEWNLRTDAAGRAMRLIQDGVIEREGVPGLARRLGYSARQLGRILTTELGAGPLALARAHRAHTARMLLVGTDLPAADVAFSAGFASIRQFNDTIREVFGMPPLALRARRHAMPGSGEPGEIHLVLAHRAPIDLDGLFAWMTARAVAGVEEASGTAYARTLALPHGPGWLRIRTDGALLRLDARLAHLGDLPTLMARARRLFDLDADPIGIDTALARHPELAPAVAATPGIRVPGAVDAGEMLVRAMIGQQISVAAARTGLTRLTDALGERLPGGALLFPTMTAIAEHGAEVLRGPGARIRAITGAAAALADGTLELGAGDDPETQRAALLALPGIGPWTADYVRMRITGDPDVFLPGDVAARAGAARLGLPGDAKPLTAWAERAAPWRSYLTAHFWRAASTPIVPQEAS; encoded by the coding sequence ATGAGCCTGACCGCGATGACCTTCGACGAGCGCTACCGCGCCATCGACGCACGCGACACGCGCTTCGACGGGCAGTTCATCACCGCGGTCCGCTCCACCGGCATCTACTGCCGCCCGAGCTGCCCGGCGCGCACCCCGAAGCCGTCCAACGTCACGTTCTACCCGACCGCCGCCGCCGCGCACGAGGCGGGCTACCGCGCGTGCAAGCGCTGCCTGCCCGACGCGGCGCCGGGCTCGCCCGAATGGAATCTCCGGACGGATGCCGCGGGCCGCGCGATGCGCCTCATCCAGGACGGCGTCATCGAGCGCGAGGGCGTGCCCGGGCTCGCTCGGCGGCTCGGCTACTCGGCGCGGCAGCTCGGCCGCATCCTCACCACCGAACTCGGCGCCGGCCCTCTGGCCCTCGCCCGCGCGCACCGCGCGCACACCGCGCGCATGCTGCTGGTGGGCACCGACCTGCCGGCCGCCGACGTCGCGTTCTCGGCGGGATTCGCCAGCATCCGTCAGTTCAACGACACGATCCGGGAGGTGTTCGGGATGCCGCCGCTCGCGCTGCGTGCGCGGCGGCACGCGATGCCCGGCTCAGGCGAGCCCGGCGAGATCCACCTCGTGCTCGCGCACCGCGCGCCCATCGACCTCGACGGCCTGTTCGCCTGGATGACGGCACGAGCCGTCGCCGGCGTCGAAGAGGCATCGGGCACGGCGTACGCACGCACGCTCGCCCTGCCGCACGGCCCCGGATGGCTGCGCATCCGCACCGACGGCGCTCTGCTGCGCCTCGACGCCCGGCTCGCGCACCTCGGCGACCTGCCGACGCTCATGGCCCGCGCCCGGCGGCTGTTCGACCTCGACGCCGACCCGATCGGCATCGACACGGCCCTGGCGCGGCACCCCGAACTCGCACCGGCCGTGGCGGCGACGCCGGGCATCCGCGTACCCGGCGCGGTCGACGCGGGCGAGATGCTCGTGCGCGCAATGATCGGCCAGCAGATCTCGGTGGCGGCCGCACGCACCGGGCTGACCCGCCTGACCGACGCGCTGGGGGAGCGGCTGCCCGGCGGCGCACTGCTGTTCCCCACGATGACCGCGATCGCCGAGCACGGCGCCGAGGTGCTGCGTGGCCCCGGCGCCCGCATCCGCGCGATCACCGGCGCGGCCGCGGCCCTTGCCGACGGAACCCTCGAGCTCGGCGCCGGCGACGACCCCGAAACCCAGCGCGCGGCGCTGCTCGCGCTCCCGGGCATCGGCCCGTGGACGGCCGACTACGTGCGCATGCGCATCACCGGCGACCCCGATGTCTTCCTGCCCGGCGACGTCGCCGCCCGCGCAGGGGCCGCCCGCCTCGGCCTGCCGGGCGACGCGAAGCCGCTCACCGCGTGGGCCGAGCGCGCAGCGCCCTGGCGCAGCTACCTGACCGCGCACTTCTGGCGCGCGGCATCCACCCCCATCGTTCCCCAGGAGGCATCATGA
- a CDS encoding methylated-DNA--[protein]-cysteine S-methyltransferase, whose amino-acid sequence MTARTQTIDTPDGEFTIIADDDGSVLASGWTGDVPALAARIHPELRPAGIEAGEVDAASAVRAYYAGDLAAITRVPVRQHGTVLQDQGWAALRAIEPGRPLSYTEFAAALARPQAVRAVASICARNAPALFVPCHRVLRGDGSLGGFAWGVDVKRRLLAREASA is encoded by the coding sequence ATGACCGCCCGCACGCAGACCATCGACACCCCCGACGGAGAGTTCACGATCATCGCCGACGACGACGGCAGCGTGCTCGCCTCCGGCTGGACCGGTGATGTGCCGGCACTCGCCGCACGCATCCATCCCGAGCTGCGGCCCGCCGGCATCGAGGCGGGAGAGGTGGATGCCGCCTCCGCCGTCCGCGCGTACTACGCCGGCGACCTCGCCGCCATCACCCGCGTGCCGGTGCGACAGCACGGCACGGTGCTGCAGGACCAGGGCTGGGCGGCGCTGCGGGCGATCGAGCCGGGGCGCCCGCTGAGCTACACGGAGTTCGCCGCCGCGCTGGCGCGGCCGCAGGCGGTGCGCGCCGTGGCATCCATCTGCGCCCGCAACGCTCCCGCGCTGTTCGTGCCGTGCCATCGAGTGCTGCGCGGCGACGGCTCACTGGGAGGCTTCGCCTGGGGCGTCGACGTGAAGCGTCGGCTGCTCGCGCGGGAGGCGTCCGCCTGA
- a CDS encoding GNAT family N-acetyltransferase encodes MGDLRLVELSASTIVAVNNFSLKPGQEEFLSPVSYGIAATVVNPQTSWQRVVVDDDEVVGFVSANFDPDFPQEHFRSVLWRINVDADEQGRGVGRFAVDGLLDEARKRNMDHVNVIYEAGSGGPEMFFQRVGFTPVDETEYGEVIAEIRL; translated from the coding sequence ATGGGTGACCTGAGACTGGTGGAACTGTCCGCGTCGACCATCGTGGCGGTCAACAACTTCTCGCTGAAGCCGGGACAGGAGGAGTTCCTCTCCCCGGTCTCGTACGGCATCGCCGCGACAGTCGTCAATCCGCAGACCTCGTGGCAGCGCGTCGTGGTCGACGACGACGAGGTCGTCGGCTTCGTGAGTGCGAACTTCGACCCCGACTTCCCGCAGGAGCACTTCCGCTCTGTGCTGTGGCGGATCAACGTCGATGCCGATGAGCAGGGACGCGGTGTCGGGCGCTTCGCCGTCGACGGCCTGCTCGATGAGGCCCGCAAGCGCAACATGGACCACGTGAACGTGATCTACGAGGCCGGCAGCGGCGGCCCCGAGATGTTCTTCCAGCGCGTGGGCTTCACACCGGTCGACGAGACCGAGTACGGCGAGGTCATCGCCGAGATCCGCCTCTGA
- a CDS encoding ABC transporter ATP-binding protein: MSTVVGTRGEDRNDYTKAESRAIRQRSLRLLGSLLSPMRWLVILCGVVVVVSTAMQVIGPTLIAYGINTALPRALEAEWMPAFGITIAYIVVGVLGALLMGWFVVLSARLTQTILLDLRTRIFRHTQRLSLEFHETYTSGRIISRQTSDLEAIRELLDGGLTQLVSGVLFGIFTFISLCLLDWRSGAVLVVMGIPLAFLMRWFYGQSQKGFRASRVVSARLIVQFVETMTGVRAVKAFRKERRNDAEFGEISAEYRRVNLRLVNLFGIFEPGLILLANITMAVVLLWGAFRVVDGTLLIGSLLAAVMYIRNFFSPLQDVAMFLNSYQSATAALEKVSGVMEEEPSVPDPAHPVDLWEAKGHLEFDDVEFAYGAGKVILPDFSLDIPAGQTIALVGTTGAGKSTLAKLVSRFYDPTRGAVRLDGVDLRELHPKDLRRAIVMVTQEAYLFSGTVADNVALGKPDATLDEIRAAAGAVGADAFIEALPDGYDTDVNKRGGRVSAGQRQLISFARAFLANPAVLILDEATASLDMPSERQVQDALQTLLADRTAIIIAHRLSTVAIADRVLVMEHGRIIEDGAPDELIGGTGKFAQLHAAWRGSLV, translated from the coding sequence GTGAGTACCGTCGTCGGAACCCGCGGCGAAGACCGCAACGACTACACGAAGGCCGAGAGCCGCGCCATCCGGCAGCGTTCGCTGCGTCTGCTGGGCTCGCTGCTGTCGCCGATGCGGTGGCTGGTGATCCTCTGCGGCGTCGTGGTCGTCGTCTCCACCGCGATGCAGGTGATCGGCCCGACGCTCATCGCATACGGCATCAACACGGCACTGCCGAGGGCGCTGGAAGCGGAGTGGATGCCGGCATTCGGCATCACCATCGCGTACATCGTCGTCGGCGTCCTGGGCGCGCTGCTCATGGGCTGGTTCGTCGTGCTGTCGGCGAGGCTGACCCAGACGATCCTGCTCGACCTGCGCACGCGCATCTTCCGGCACACGCAGCGGCTGAGCCTGGAGTTCCACGAGACCTACACGTCGGGGCGCATCATCTCGCGTCAGACGAGCGATCTCGAGGCGATCCGCGAACTGCTCGACGGCGGGCTGACCCAGCTCGTCTCCGGTGTGCTGTTCGGCATCTTCACGTTCATCTCGCTGTGCCTGCTCGACTGGCGCAGCGGTGCCGTGCTGGTGGTCATGGGCATTCCGCTGGCGTTTCTCATGCGCTGGTTCTACGGCCAGTCGCAGAAGGGATTCCGCGCCTCGCGCGTCGTCTCCGCGCGCCTGATCGTGCAGTTCGTCGAGACGATGACGGGCGTGCGCGCCGTCAAGGCGTTCCGCAAGGAACGGCGCAACGATGCGGAGTTCGGGGAGATCTCCGCCGAGTACCGCCGCGTCAACCTGCGCCTGGTGAACCTGTTCGGCATCTTCGAGCCCGGGCTCATCCTGCTGGCGAACATCACGATGGCGGTCGTCCTGCTGTGGGGCGCGTTCCGCGTGGTCGACGGCACACTGCTGATCGGCTCGTTGCTCGCTGCGGTGATGTACATCCGCAACTTCTTCAGCCCGCTGCAGGATGTCGCGATGTTCCTGAACTCGTACCAGTCGGCCACCGCCGCGCTCGAGAAGGTCTCGGGCGTCATGGAAGAGGAGCCCTCGGTTCCCGATCCCGCACACCCGGTCGACCTGTGGGAGGCCAAGGGTCACCTCGAGTTCGACGACGTGGAGTTCGCGTACGGTGCGGGCAAGGTCATCCTGCCCGACTTCTCGCTCGACATCCCCGCCGGGCAGACGATCGCGCTGGTGGGCACAACCGGCGCGGGCAAGTCGACGCTCGCCAAGCTCGTGTCGCGGTTCTACGACCCGACCCGGGGCGCGGTGCGACTCGACGGCGTCGACCTGCGCGAGCTGCACCCGAAAGACCTGCGCCGCGCCATCGTGATGGTCACGCAGGAGGCCTATCTGTTCAGCGGCACGGTGGCCGACAACGTAGCACTGGGCAAGCCCGACGCGACGCTCGACGAGATCCGGGCCGCGGCGGGCGCCGTGGGCGCGGACGCGTTCATCGAGGCGCTGCCCGACGGGTACGACACCGACGTGAACAAGCGCGGTGGGCGCGTGTCGGCGGGGCAGCGCCAGCTGATCTCGTTCGCGCGCGCGTTCCTCGCGAACCCGGCGGTGCTGATCCTCGACGAGGCGACGGCCTCGCTCGACATGCCCAGCGAGCGCCAGGTGCAGGACGCCCTCCAGACCTTGCTGGCCGACCGCACGGCGATCATCATCGCGCATCGTCTGTCGACGGTCGCGATCGCCGACCGGGTGCTCGTCATGGAGCACGGCCGCATCATCGAGGACGGCGCGCCCGACGAGCTGATCGGCGGCACCGGAAAGTTCGCGCAACTGCACGCCGCCTGGCGCGGGTCGTTGGTCTGA
- a CDS encoding dihydrolipoyl dehydrogenase family protein, with translation MDTYDLIVIGAGPVGENVADRAVQSGLSAVIVESELVGGECSYWACMPSKALLRPGAALRAARDVDGARQAVTGPLDAAGVFRRRDALTHDWSDDGQVDWLRSTGIDLMRGQGRISGEREVTVAPADGPARVLHARHAVAVCTGTRATIPDIPGLRDAKPWTSREATSAHDVPETLAIIGGGVVACEMATAYAALGSRITMIVRSGLLARVEPFAAEAVRDGLIRAGVDIRTGNTVSARRDPDGTVTLTLDDGSTVRASEVLVATGRAPRTDDLGLDAAGLTDGDWLEVDDTMRVPGVDWLYAVGDVNHRALLTHQGKYQARAAGDVIAARAKDERVDAAPWGRHVATADHNAVPQVVFTDPEVAAVGMTEADARAAGRSIHVLDYDLASVAGAATQADHYRGQARAIVDTEREVLLGATFVGPDVGELLHAATIAIVGEVPLSRLWHAVPAYPTISEVWLRWLEQAGRQTA, from the coding sequence ATGGACACCTACGACCTCATAGTGATCGGCGCCGGCCCCGTCGGCGAGAACGTCGCCGACCGTGCCGTGCAGAGCGGCCTGTCGGCCGTCATCGTGGAGAGCGAGCTCGTCGGGGGCGAGTGCTCGTACTGGGCGTGCATGCCGTCGAAGGCGCTGCTGCGGCCGGGCGCCGCTCTGCGCGCCGCCCGCGACGTCGACGGAGCACGCCAGGCGGTGACCGGCCCGCTCGATGCGGCCGGGGTCTTCCGCAGACGCGACGCGCTGACGCACGACTGGTCGGACGACGGGCAGGTCGACTGGCTGCGCAGCACCGGCATCGATCTGATGCGCGGCCAGGGCCGGATCTCCGGCGAGCGCGAAGTCACGGTCGCCCCGGCCGACGGGCCTGCGCGCGTACTGCACGCGCGGCACGCCGTGGCCGTGTGCACGGGCACCCGCGCGACGATCCCCGACATCCCGGGCCTGCGCGATGCGAAGCCGTGGACGAGCCGCGAGGCGACCTCGGCCCACGACGTGCCCGAAACGCTCGCGATCATCGGCGGCGGGGTCGTCGCGTGCGAGATGGCGACCGCGTACGCCGCGCTGGGCAGCCGCATCACGATGATCGTGCGCTCCGGGCTGCTCGCCCGCGTCGAGCCGTTCGCGGCCGAGGCCGTGCGCGATGGCCTCATCCGCGCCGGCGTCGACATCCGCACCGGCAACACCGTGAGCGCACGCCGCGATCCCGACGGCACCGTGACGCTCACCCTCGACGACGGCAGCACGGTGCGCGCGAGCGAGGTCCTCGTGGCGACCGGCCGCGCACCGCGCACCGACGATCTCGGGCTGGATGCCGCAGGCCTGACCGACGGCGACTGGCTCGAGGTCGACGACACCATGCGCGTGCCCGGCGTCGACTGGCTGTACGCCGTCGGCGACGTGAACCACCGCGCCCTGCTCACGCACCAGGGCAAATACCAGGCGCGCGCGGCGGGTGACGTCATCGCGGCGCGGGCGAAGGACGAGAGGGTGGATGCCGCACCCTGGGGCCGCCACGTCGCCACCGCCGACCACAACGCGGTGCCGCAGGTCGTGTTCACCGACCCCGAGGTCGCGGCGGTGGGAATGACCGAGGCCGACGCTCGCGCCGCGGGCCGCAGCATCCACGTTCTCGATTACGACCTCGCGTCGGTCGCCGGCGCCGCCACGCAGGCCGATCATTACCGTGGGCAGGCGCGGGCGATCGTCGACACCGAGCGGGAGGTGCTGCTCGGCGCGACGTTCGTCGGGCCCGACGTCGGCGAGCTGCTGCACGCGGCGACGATCGCCATCGTCGGCGAGGTGCCGCTGTCGCGGTTGTGGCATGCAGTGCCGGCGTACCCGACGATCAGCGAGGTGTGGTTGCGCTGGCTCGAGCAGGCCGGCCGGCAGACGGCGTGA
- the purN gene encoding phosphoribosylglycinamide formyltransferase, which translates to MLTVAVLISGTGSNLRALLDAADDPDYPARVVVVGADRQADGLEHAEAYGIPAFTVPYSAYASREDWGAELDAQLRVWNPDLIVLSGLMRLLPAAVVDAWAPRVINTHPAFLPEFPGAHGVRDALAAGAPQTGASVIVVDNGVDSGPILAQERVPVLPDDDEHTLHERIKPVERRLLIDVVRRVATGELDLAAASTPASHTP; encoded by the coding sequence GTGCTGACGGTCGCCGTACTCATTTCGGGAACCGGTTCGAACCTGCGGGCCCTGCTCGACGCCGCCGATGACCCCGACTATCCCGCCCGCGTCGTCGTCGTGGGCGCCGACCGCCAGGCCGACGGCCTTGAGCATGCCGAGGCCTATGGCATACCGGCCTTCACGGTGCCGTACTCCGCCTACGCGAGCCGCGAAGACTGGGGCGCCGAGCTCGACGCCCAGCTGCGCGTGTGGAACCCCGACCTCATCGTGCTGTCGGGCCTCATGCGTCTGCTGCCCGCGGCGGTGGTGGATGCCTGGGCTCCGCGTGTGATCAACACGCACCCCGCGTTCCTCCCCGAGTTCCCCGGCGCACACGGTGTGCGCGACGCGCTGGCGGCGGGCGCCCCCCAGACCGGCGCAAGCGTCATCGTCGTCGACAACGGGGTCGACTCGGGCCCGATCCTCGCGCAGGAGCGTGTGCCGGTGCTTCCCGACGACGACGAGCACACGCTGCACGAGCGCATCAAACCGGTCGAACGACGCCTGCTCATCGATGTGGTGCGCCGCGTCGCAACCGGCGAGCTCGACCTGGCCGCGGCATCCACCCCCGCTTCCCACACCCCCTGA
- the purH gene encoding bifunctional phosphoribosylaminoimidazolecarboxamide formyltransferase/IMP cyclohydrolase — protein sequence MAGPRHDPSLYRERDVVPVRRALVSVSDKTDLIPLAEALVAAGVEIVSTGSTAGAIRDAGHAVTDVSAVTGVPEMLDGRVKTLHPKIHGGLLADLRLQPHEDQLAELDIQPFELVIVNLYPFVETVRSGAAADDIVEQIDIGGPAMVRASAKNFANVAVVVSPESYPAIIEAIGNGGTTLAERRELAARAFAHTATYDRAVATWFSEETLAEGVDLPQYLTIKAERLVPLRYGENAHQRAAIYTRVGGHGIAQADLVQGKPMSYNNYVDADAALRAAFDMVLPAVAIIKHANPCGIAVAAPNALDPIASAHLRAHECDPLSAFGGVIAANRTVTLKMAENLRDIFTEVIVAPDFAPEALELFKLKKNMRVLRLPADWKQEPMDVRLVSGGLLLQDADRFPDDDFASVAAGWDLVSGERPSDDEMQNLIFAWKSCRAVKSNAIVLAKDSATVGIGMGQVNRVDSCKLAVERAGDRAAGSVAASDAYFPFSDGAETLINAGVSAIVQPGGSVRDQETIDLARERGVTMFFTGERHFFH from the coding sequence ATGGCCGGCCCCCGTCACGACCCGTCCCTGTACCGCGAACGCGATGTCGTGCCTGTCCGCCGGGCGCTCGTATCGGTCAGCGACAAGACCGATCTGATTCCGCTGGCCGAGGCGCTGGTCGCCGCGGGCGTCGAGATCGTGTCGACGGGTTCGACGGCCGGAGCTATCCGCGACGCGGGCCACGCGGTCACCGACGTGTCGGCCGTCACCGGGGTACCCGAGATGCTCGACGGGCGCGTGAAGACGCTGCACCCGAAGATCCACGGCGGTCTGCTGGCCGATCTGCGCCTTCAGCCGCACGAGGACCAGCTCGCAGAGCTGGACATCCAGCCTTTCGAGCTCGTCATCGTGAACCTGTACCCGTTCGTCGAGACCGTGCGGTCGGGGGCCGCGGCCGACGACATCGTCGAGCAGATCGACATCGGAGGACCGGCGATGGTCCGGGCGTCGGCGAAGAACTTCGCCAACGTGGCCGTGGTCGTCTCGCCCGAGTCGTACCCGGCGATCATCGAGGCGATCGGCAACGGCGGCACCACGCTCGCCGAGCGCAGAGAGCTCGCCGCGCGCGCGTTCGCCCACACGGCCACCTACGACCGCGCCGTGGCGACCTGGTTCTCGGAAGAGACGCTCGCCGAAGGCGTCGACCTTCCGCAGTACCTGACGATCAAGGCAGAGCGGCTCGTTCCGCTGCGCTACGGCGAGAACGCCCATCAGCGCGCCGCGATCTACACACGCGTCGGCGGGCACGGCATCGCCCAGGCCGATCTCGTGCAGGGCAAGCCGATGTCGTACAACAACTACGTCGACGCCGACGCCGCCCTGCGCGCCGCGTTCGACATGGTGTTGCCGGCCGTCGCGATCATCAAGCACGCCAACCCCTGCGGCATCGCGGTGGCGGCGCCCAACGCGCTCGACCCGATCGCCAGCGCCCACCTGCGCGCGCACGAGTGCGATCCGCTGTCGGCGTTCGGCGGCGTGATCGCCGCGAACCGCACGGTGACGCTGAAGATGGCCGAGAACCTGCGCGACATCTTCACGGAGGTCATCGTCGCGCCCGACTTCGCGCCCGAGGCGCTCGAACTGTTCAAGCTCAAGAAGAACATGCGCGTCCTGCGGCTGCCCGCCGACTGGAAGCAGGAGCCGATGGACGTGCGCCTGGTCTCCGGCGGCCTGCTGCTGCAGGACGCCGACCGGTTCCCCGACGACGACTTCGCATCGGTCGCCGCCGGATGGGACCTCGTCTCGGGCGAGCGACCCAGCGACGACGAGATGCAGAACCTCATCTTCGCGTGGAAGTCGTGCCGTGCCGTCAAGTCGAACGCGATAGTGCTGGCGAAGGACTCGGCGACCGTCGGCATCGGCATGGGCCAGGTCAACCGGGTCGACTCCTGCAAGCTCGCCGTCGAGCGCGCCGGCGATCGTGCGGCCGGTTCGGTCGCGGCATCCGACGCCTACTTCCCGTTCTCCGACGGTGCCGAGACCCTGATCAACGCCGGTGTGTCGGCGATCGTGCAGCCCGGCGGTTCGGTGCGCGATCAGGAGACGATCGACCTCGCCCGGGAGCGCGGCGTCACGATGTTCTTCACCGGCGAGCGGCACTTCTTCCACTGA
- a CDS encoding ABC transporter ATP-binding protein, protein MTSPSTPRLSTPRALARLLPFVKPFFPRLIAGLVIALAAAVMTLVIPLVLQVVVDGPIADKNMPLIGWACLAVLVLGAAEAVFVFLRRAFVLGPATKIEYRIRQDFYERLQRLPVAFHDRWQSGQLLSRMMQDINLVRRWITFGLIMLVVNLLTIVIGTVLLFRWHWALGAAFIVISIPLWFFGYRFEQRYGALTRQSQDQAGDLATAVEESVHGIRVLKAFGRGKHALQKFTRQADTLRGTELRKAHEVGLLWFWLDSVPMLAFGVCLLLGIWLSSLGQLTVGELFAFFSMATALRWPLESLGFLFSFLMDARTATDRIFEVFAEKNTITDPERPETVAEPRGELAFRDVHFRYPDAGPDERDLLDGVDLVLRPGETMALVGLTGSGKTTLTTLPGRLYDVTGGAVELDGVDVRALRLDELRRHIAMAFEDATLFSASVRENVLLGRDDLDIHSPEAQAVLDEALSTAQAQFAYELPDGVDTTVGEEGLSLSGGQRQRLALARAVAAAPTVMVLDDPLSALDVDTEALVEAALRRVLATTTALIVAHRSSTVALADRVALLEDGRITAVGTHAELLHSSEHYRYVISSLEVEDQRVRTSEVNL, encoded by the coding sequence ATGACCTCTCCGTCTACGCCACGACTGTCCACGCCGCGCGCTCTGGCACGGCTCCTCCCGTTCGTCAAACCCTTCTTCCCGCGCCTGATCGCCGGGCTGGTGATCGCGCTCGCCGCCGCCGTGATGACACTGGTCATCCCGCTCGTGCTGCAGGTCGTCGTCGACGGCCCGATCGCCGACAAGAACATGCCGCTCATCGGCTGGGCGTGCCTGGCTGTGCTCGTGCTGGGCGCCGCCGAGGCCGTCTTCGTGTTCTTGCGCCGTGCGTTCGTGCTCGGTCCTGCGACGAAGATCGAATATCGCATCCGCCAGGACTTCTACGAGCGTCTGCAGCGCCTGCCGGTGGCCTTCCACGACCGCTGGCAGTCGGGCCAGCTGCTCTCGCGCATGATGCAGGACATCAACCTCGTCCGCCGCTGGATCACGTTCGGGCTGATCATGCTCGTCGTCAACCTGCTGACGATCGTCATCGGCACCGTGCTGCTGTTCCGCTGGCACTGGGCGCTGGGCGCGGCGTTCATCGTCATCTCGATCCCGCTCTGGTTCTTCGGCTACCGGTTCGAGCAGCGGTACGGTGCGTTGACCCGGCAGAGCCAGGACCAGGCCGGCGACCTGGCCACCGCCGTCGAAGAGAGCGTGCACGGCATCCGTGTGCTCAAGGCGTTCGGCCGCGGCAAGCATGCGCTGCAGAAGTTCACGCGTCAGGCCGATACGCTGCGCGGCACCGAACTGCGCAAGGCGCACGAGGTCGGGCTGCTCTGGTTCTGGCTCGACTCGGTGCCCATGCTCGCGTTCGGCGTGTGCCTGCTGCTGGGCATCTGGCTCAGCTCCCTCGGGCAGCTCACGGTCGGCGAGCTGTTCGCGTTCTTCTCGATGGCCACCGCGCTGCGCTGGCCGCTCGAGTCGCTCGGGTTCCTGTTCTCGTTCCTGATGGACGCGCGCACGGCGACCGACCGCATCTTCGAGGTCTTCGCCGAGAAGAACACGATCACCGACCCCGAGCGGCCGGAGACCGTCGCCGAGCCGCGGGGTGAGCTCGCCTTCCGCGACGTGCACTTCCGCTATCCCGACGCGGGTCCGGATGAGCGCGACCTCCTCGACGGCGTCGACCTCGTGCTGCGCCCGGGCGAGACCATGGCCCTGGTGGGCCTCACCGGTTCGGGCAAGACGACCCTGACCACTCTGCCGGGGCGCCTCTACGACGTCACGGGGGGCGCCGTCGAGCTCGACGGCGTCGACGTGCGCGCGCTGCGTCTTGACGAGCTGCGCCGCCACATCGCGATGGCGTTCGAAGACGCGACGCTGTTCTCCGCCTCGGTGCGCGAGAACGTGCTGCTCGGACGCGACGACCTCGACATCCACAGCCCCGAGGCGCAGGCCGTTCTCGACGAGGCGCTGAGCACCGCGCAGGCGCAGTTCGCGTACGAGCTGCCCGACGGCGTCGACACGACCGTCGGCGAGGAGGGCCTGAGCCTGTCGGGCGGGCAGCGGCAGCGGCTCGCCCTGGCGCGTGCCGTCGCGGCGGCGCCGACGGTGATGGTGCTCGACGATCCGCTGTCGGCGCTCGATGTCGACACCGAAGCGCTCGTCGAGGCCGCCCTGCGCCGGGTGCTGGCGACCACGACGGCACTCATCGTCGCGCATCGCTCGTCGACGGTGGCGCTGGCCGACCGGGTCGCGCTGCTCGAAGACGGGCGGATCACCGCGGTGGGCACGCATGCCGAACTGCTGCATTCCAGTGAGCACTACAGATACGTGATCTCGAGCCTCGAAGTCGAGGATCAGCGCGTGCGCACCTCGGAGGTGAACCTGTGA